From Apium graveolens cultivar Ventura chromosome 9, ASM990537v1, whole genome shotgun sequence, the proteins below share one genomic window:
- the LOC141683621 gene encoding uncharacterized protein LOC141683621 translates to MYIHGRGKIGYLTGDKKEPDAKDATYSMWDAENSMVMTWLVNSMEEDISSNYMCYHTAKELWDNVNQMYSDLENQSQVYELTLKLGEIRQGEDNVTKYFNSLKRLWQDLDLYNNYEWKSPEYCNHYKKTVEDNRIFKFLIGLNVEFDEGRITARKVVT, encoded by the coding sequence ATGTACATCCATGGCAGGGGTAAAATTGGTTACTTGACAGGGGATAAGAAAGAGCCTGATGCAAAAGATGCCACCTATTCAATGTGGGATGCAGAGAATTCTATGGTTATGACTTGGCTGGTGAATTCAATGGAGGAGGATATAAGTTCCAACTATATGTGCTACCACACAGCAAAGGAGCTTTGGGATAACGTCAATCAGATGTACTCTGATTTAGAAAATCAGTCTCAAGTGTATGAGCTGACTTTGAAGCTTGGAGAAATCCGCCAAGGTGAGGATAATGTTACTAAGTATTTTAATTCCTTAAAACGTCTTTGGCAAGATTTAGATCTATACAATAATTATGAGTGGAAATCTCCAGAGTATTGTAATCACTATAAGAAAACGGTGGAGGATAATCGTATTTTTAAATTTCTCATTGGTCTTAATGTTGAGTTTGATGAAGGCAGGATAACTGCTAGGAAAGTCGTCACCTAG